The Brevibacillus humidisoli DNA segment ACAGACGGTTGGGGAACTCCATTCTCGTCGAGACGAGTCAAACCGTCAAACGTAGCCCGCACGATGGCACCGGAAGTAGAGTCTTCCGCAAGTCCTGGGTCAGCGGTCGGCGGTTCGGAGTGAAGGTTGGCCCGCAAAACCTGAGGCTTATCGCTTTCACCAGCAGCTGGTTGTTCTTGTTGCGTGGTGTCACCGCCGCTGTTGTTGCCTTGCGACGCGGACTGATCGCCGCCTCCGCAACCCGCTAGAGCCGTACCAAGAACCAGAACGGAACTTACCAATGCAAACACACTTTTTTTCAACGTTACAACCCCCATTACTTTTGTTTATTTTCTGAACTTACAAAAAGCGAACCAATGCCTGCTGTCAAGAGAGGCATCAACCCCTTTCGTTATATGACCACCTCGTCGTGACGAACAAAGGAGATTGAATCCTTATACCGCTTTAACTCAAGTGACACGTCGGCAGCAAGGATACCCTCAATCTGTGAGAGACGTTCGTTGACGAAGGTAATTAACTCTTCGTTGTCCTGGAAGCAGGCTTGGATAATCAGGTCGTGCTTGCCGCTAAAAGCTCCAACAAAATACACCTCCGGCAGTTTGCACAACTCTTCTGCAACGTTTTGCTGGAGCCCGAGCTTGGTGGTAAGCCCGACAATGGTCTGTACATGCAGGCCCAACTTGCTGGGATCGGTATGAATACTAAAACCAAATACACCCTCCTGCAGCAACCGGGTAATTCGCGATCGTACCGTTCCCTCGCTGATCCCCAACTGATGCGCAATTTCCGTGTAAGCAGTCCGTCCGTCCTGCCGCAGGATCTGCAGAATTTGCTTGTCTACCTGATCGATTGTCTTCTTCAATCCCAAACCACTCCGTTGTGTCTAAGCATGCAGCAGATAGATGACTGATTTCGATATGGGAATATAGCTTGCGCATTTTTTACGAAAAACGTAAAATTCCTTAACAATTTAGCTGTCAAATTTAAAATATACTGATTTGATAACGGTGTCAACGAAATTTGGCGGGCTAAAAAATAAAAAATTATAAACTGAATCCTAACAATAAATATTTTTTTGCAAATGCAGCCCAATCCATTCAAGCTGCTACTATTCAATTCAGTCTATTTAGAATAAACTGTAAATATACATGTGGAGGTGGGCTCTATGAAGTATTGCACTCATTGTGAAATCCCTGTCGTCCCTTTGAAAAAGATCGGGTTCCGCTCGTTGCTAAAGGGAAAACTGGTTAGGGAATTTTGTCCCCGGTGTTCCCGCGACAGCTTTTCCACGCTGGAAGCATACGTCTCTCCCTTCACGTCCAACTGTGCTCACCCTACAAGTGATTTGATCGTCGATGAGAGAAATTCTATGCAAAAACTTAGGAAGTAAGATTGGGTCAGGAATCGCATGGAAATCAGGGAGAGAGCTATGAGCTTTCTCCCTGTTCCTATTACGAAGCACTCACAACGTCATAGATCAATCTCTGTGTACTACTTGATTGATCAACGATTTCCAGAGCTGATTCTATTTTCTTAATCGCTTGTTCCGCTTTTCCAAGGTCATTTGCATGGATTTCAGCCAGTACTCCGCCTTTTTCCACTGCATCTCCTACTTTATTATTCAACAATATCCCGACAGTTAAATCAATAGGGGTCTCTTTGGTTACTCTTCCTGCACCTAGTAATACTGCTGCCTGCCCTATTTTTTCTGCATCCATTTGGGATAGATAACCGGAGCGGGAAGCAAGTAGCTGCCGTGTATAGGCTGCCTGTGGCAGACGATCCGGCTCGTAAACAAATGCCGGATCGCCTCCCTGTGCCTGTACCATCTCCGCTAGCTTGGCGAGTGCTTTGCCGTTCTGCAGCATGGTTTGCAAACGTTGATAGGCGGCTTCCAACTCCGTCTCTTGGCCGGCCAGCAACAGCATATGCGCTCCTATTGTGAGAGCGAGATCTTCCACATCTCGCGGCCCCTGACCGGAGAGCACGGCAATTGCCTCCTTCACTTCCAGTGCGTTTCCGACTGCAAATCCGAGCGGCTGATTCATGTCACTGATCACGGCAACTGTCTGCCGCCCTACATTATGACCGATCTGCACCATTGCCTGAGCCAATTCGTTAGCCTGGTCCAATGTTTTCATAAATGCACCTCGGCCTACCTTCACATCGAGTAAAATGGCGTCTGCTCCCGCCGCAATTTTTTTTGACATGATCGAACTGGCGATCAACGGAACAGCTTCCACCGTCGCTGTCACGTCCCGTAGGGCATACAGCTTTTTGTCAGCAGGGGTCAGGTTCCCGGACTGGCCGATGATAGCCAAGCCGGCGTCTCTTACCTGCTGAAAAAATTGATCACGGCTAAGTTCCACCTGAAAACCGGGGAACGATTCCAGCTTGTCAATCGTCCCGCCGGAAAAACCAAGCCCGCGGCCCGACATCTTGGCAACAGGAATGCCGGCCGCCGCCACCAGCGGGGCGACGATCAGCGTCGTTTTATCCCCTACCCCTCCCGTACTGTGCTTGTCAACTTTGCAGCCAGGAATCGGCGACAAATCGAGCTGTTCACCAGACTCGGCCATCTGCAGGGTAAGTTCTGCCGTTTCCTGCGGGGTCATGCCCTGGAAGAAAACGGCCATCGCCCAGGCTGACATCTGGTAGTCGGGAATCGACCCATCCGTGTATCCACGAATGATGAAGGCAATCTCTTCTGGTGCATAGACACCACCGTCTCGCTTCTTGGCGATCAAGTCCACCATGTTCATCCGGCTACACCTCCTGTATGATCGCTCTCATCAAGGCGATGAAGCGAGGACGGGTACGGTTGGCCACCGCTACCACCTGCTCATGCGTCAGCGGCTCTAATTCTTCGCCGATTGCCATATCTGTCACGCAGGAGATCCCTAGCACTTTAAGCCCGCAGTGACTGGCTGCGATCACTTCAGGGACGGTCGACATCCCGATGGCGTCGCCGCCGAGCCGTGCCAGCATCGCTAGCTCGGACGGTGTCAGATAGGTGGGACCGCTCGCACCGCAGCATACGCCTTTGTGGATGACGATCCCTGCTTGCTCGGCCTTCTCCTCTGCCAGTGACACTAACTCCGGTGTGTAGGCGCTGGACATGTCGGGGAAACGAGGCCCGAACTCGTCTAGATTGGGACCGATCAACGGATTGTCACCCATCATGTTGATGTGGTCGGTGATGATCATCAAATCCCCCGGAGCAAAGGAGCGGTTCATGCCGCCGCAGGCGTTAGTGACGATCAGGGTCTCAACACCCAGTTCCCTCATCACGTAGACAGGGAAGATCACGGTTTGCATGCTGTGCCCTTCGTAATAGTGAAAGCGGCCCTGCATCGCAATAACCGGAGTGCCCGAGAGCATCCCCATCACCAGTTTTCCTGCATGTCCGGCCACTGTGGAGGCAGGGAAGTGCGGAATCTCTCCAAACGGGATCGTGACAGGGTTGTCAATCTCATCGGCTAATACGCCAAGTCCAGAACCCAAGATCAGCCCTGCACGTGGTTTCAGCTGCATCTTGGCAGATATGTATGCTGCCGTCTCGCGGATCTGCTGCAATCGATTGGTCATCGTGGCGTCCTCCTACATCCTGCCAACAATATCCTGTACGAGCGAGAGAAACTTCTCCTTCACCCGCTCCGTCGTCTCCATCACTTCTTCATGAGACAAGGGCTGCTCCAAAATCCCTGCTGCCACATTGCTGATGCAAGAGATCCCGAGTACTTCGATACCGGCGTGACGGGCGACAATAACTTCCGGTACGGTTGACATCCCTACTGCATCACCAC contains these protein-coding regions:
- a CDS encoding Lrp/AsnC family transcriptional regulator, whose protein sequence is MKKTIDQVDKQILQILRQDGRTAYTEIAHQLGISEGTVRSRITRLLQEGVFGFSIHTDPSKLGLHVQTIVGLTTKLGLQQNVAEELCKLPEVYFVGAFSGKHDLIIQACFQDNEELITFVNERLSQIEGILAADVSLELKRYKDSISFVRHDEVVI
- a CDS encoding pyrimidine-nucleoside phosphorylase; amino-acid sequence: MNMVDLIAKKRDGGVYAPEEIAFIIRGYTDGSIPDYQMSAWAMAVFFQGMTPQETAELTLQMAESGEQLDLSPIPGCKVDKHSTGGVGDKTTLIVAPLVAAAGIPVAKMSGRGLGFSGGTIDKLESFPGFQVELSRDQFFQQVRDAGLAIIGQSGNLTPADKKLYALRDVTATVEAVPLIASSIMSKKIAAGADAILLDVKVGRGAFMKTLDQANELAQAMVQIGHNVGRQTVAVISDMNQPLGFAVGNALEVKEAIAVLSGQGPRDVEDLALTIGAHMLLLAGQETELEAAYQRLQTMLQNGKALAKLAEMVQAQGGDPAFVYEPDRLPQAAYTRQLLASRSGYLSQMDAEKIGQAAVLLGAGRVTKETPIDLTVGILLNNKVGDAVEKGGVLAEIHANDLGKAEQAIKKIESALEIVDQSSSTQRLIYDVVSAS
- a CDS encoding purine-nucleoside phosphorylase produces the protein MTNRLQQIRETAAYISAKMQLKPRAGLILGSGLGVLADEIDNPVTIPFGEIPHFPASTVAGHAGKLVMGMLSGTPVIAMQGRFHYYEGHSMQTVIFPVYVMRELGVETLIVTNACGGMNRSFAPGDLMIITDHINMMGDNPLIGPNLDEFGPRFPDMSSAYTPELVSLAEEKAEQAGIVIHKGVCCGASGPTYLTPSELAMLARLGGDAIGMSTVPEVIAASHCGLKVLGISCVTDMAIGEELEPLTHEQVVAVANRTRPRFIALMRAIIQEV